The nucleotide sequence AAGGATACAAGTACCGCCAATTTCACTCGCTTCGCTCTCTTATTAGGCTAATACTTGTACCAGTAGAGAGATATAGTTACTAATACTCTTTTCTCAGCTGGTAGTACAGGTCTGAGAATTTCAACTGCTGCTTGAACTCACGTATACGGGTGTTCTGGTCGATCACTACCAGCTCCAGGTCAAACATATCGGCAAAGTCTTCCATATACTCGGTGGTCAGTGCCTGACTGTAAACTGTATGGTGGGCACCTCCTGCATGAATCCATGCTTCCAGTCCGGTTTTCATGTCCGGAGTGGTCTGCCACAATACCCTGGCAACGGGCAGTTTCGGCAGATCCTGCGGTGGAGTGATGGCTTCCACCTCGTTGACGAGCAGTCTGAAGCGGTCGCCCAACGTGATCAGTGAGGCATTGATGGCAGGTCCTGCCGGAGAGTTGAACACCAGTCTGACAGCGTCGGCTTTGCCACCGATACCCAAAGGATGCACTTCGCATCTTGGTTTTCTGTCAGCGATTGAAGGACAGATTTCCAGCATATGGGAACCGAGTACGGCTTCCTTGCCCGGCTCAAAGTGGTAAGTATAGTCTTCCATGAAAGAAGTTCCGCCTTTCAGCCCTGCCACCATTACCTTGGAGGCACGCAGCATGGCGGCTGTTTTCCAGTCGCCTTCTGCCCCGAAACCGTATCCGTCTGCCATCAGCCTTTGCGCTGCGATGCCCGGCAGCTGAACCATATTGGTCAGGTTTTCAAAAGTATCGGTAAAGCCCTTGAAGTTGCCATTGGTAAGGAAACTGCGAAGTCCCAACTCAATGCGAGCCGCATCCATCAGAGACTGACGGTGAGTACCGCCTTTCAACAGATTGTCAGTCATGTCGTAGCTTGACTCATATTCTTCCATCAGGCTAGCGACAGCGGGGTCTTCCACTGATCGGATATGCTCTGTCAGATCACCCAGGCCGAAGCCGTTCACCGAGAATCCGAATTTGATCTCTGAAGAAACCTTGTCACCCTCGGTTACCGCCACATAGCGCATATTGTCTCCGATACGGGCAAATTTTCCTCCCTGCAAGTCTGCTTTGGCAGCTGCCACTCTAGCCCAAACATCGATCTTTCTGCGTACCTCAGGATCCTGCCAGTGACCTGCGACCACCTTGCGGTTCAGGCGCATACGGGTATTGATAAACCCGAACTCACGGTCACCGTGGGCAGACTGGTTCAGGTTCATAAAGTCCATATCGATCTCTGACCAAGGGATATCACGGTTGAACTGCGTGTGCAGGTGCAGCATCGGTTTTTGCAGGGTTTTCAATCCTAGAATCCACATCTTGGCAGGAGAGAAGGTATGCATCCATGCTACCACGCCTACACATTGTGCTGCCTGATTGGCTTCCTGACAGAGACCGTAGATTTCTTCGGGCGTCTTGACGGTAGGTTTGTAGACCACTTTCAGGGAAATTTCCTCACAGTCATCCAAACCGTTGACGATCTGTCTGGAATGTTCAGCGACCTGTCTCAGCGTTTCCTCCCCATATAGGTGCTGGCTGCCAGTCACGAACCATATCTCACGTTCTTTAAGGTTGATCATTTTAATAGTATATTTTTATTCGTTTAGTCATTATTAAAAATCAGGATTGCCCGTAATAGGCATTCTTGCCGTGCTTCCTGTAATAGTGCTTTTCCTTAAGGGACTGCTTCAGTCTTGGGGTTTCCGGATTTACCTGCAACGTGATGCTTGCCATACGTGCTAACTCTTCCATAACGGCGCTGTTGTACACGGCTTTGGCGGCGTTCTTACCCCATGAGAAAGGTCCGTGGTTCTGCACCAGTACCATTTCCACTTCTTCTGCGCTGAAACCTTCTTTCAGGAAAGTGTTGATGATCAGGTTGCCAGTTTCATGCTCATAGTTACCCTGAATCATATCATCGGTCAATTCTGGCGTACACGGGATATCCTGCGTTAGGTGGTCGGCATGGGTAGTACCGAAGATCGGCACCGGTCTGCCCGCCTGTGCCCATGATACGGCATAGGTGGAATGCGTATGGCAGATGCCCCCGATATGTTCCCATGTCTTGTAGAGTAGCGCATGGGTTTTGGTATCGGAAGAGGGGCGCATGCTGCCTTCCAGTATATTATTGTCGAAATCGACAATAACCATATCCTCCGGCTTCAGCTGTTTGTAAGGAACACCGCTTGGCTTGATGGCGAAGACGCCTTTGCTACGGTCCACGGCACTCACGTTACCGAAAGTGAAAATAACCAGCTCCAGTTCCGGCAGCTGCATATTGGCTTCATAGCATTCCTGCTTCAACGCTTTGTACTGACTCATTGTCTTTGGTGATTTTTTCGGTGAAAGATCCTATTTGTTTGTATTGTTCATAAAGGGAAGCGTAGTGACTCACATGTGCTGCGATGGGTTGGTAAGTGGTTTCAAAACCGCTTGACATACTTTCCATGGCGGTCAGAACGTCAGGATAGATACCCGCTGCCACTGCTGCATACATGGCAGCGCCCAAGGCAGGTGCCTGCTCCGAGCGGACCACCTTGATCGGTTTGTTCAGTACGTCAGCCAGTGTCTGCATCACGAGGGTGGATTTTTTGGCTACGCCACCCATGCCCACAACAGTATGGATCGGCACGCCCTCTTCCTCAAAGCGTTCCACAATCGCTTTGGAGCCGAAACAGATCGCTTCTACTAGTGCCTTGAAGATTCTTGGGGCATCAATGCCCATATTCAACCCGTGGATAGCGCCTTTCAGCAGTTGGTTGGCATCAGGGGTACGTCTTCCATTGATCCAATCCAGTGCAATCACAGACGAGTCAGTCACCGGAATTCTCTCAGCCGCTTCTGAAAGGGCAGGGATGATATTGTCGGAAACCTGCTGCAGTTCCTGTGGCGCCAGTTCCTTGGCAGACCAGATCAGCAGGTTCTTGAACCATGCCAGCACATCCCCGAATCCGGATTGTCCAGCTTCCAATCCGATCATGCCCGGAATGATGGAACCGTCCACCTGACCGCAGATGCCCTGCACGAGATTATTATCGATTTCTTCTTCCGATGCGACTAACATATCGCAGGTCGAAGTGCCCATCACTTTTACCAAGGTATTGGACGTAATAGCACCGCCTAACGCACCCGCATGGGCATCAAATGTACCCACCGTGACAGTAACCTCCTCGGTAAGTCCCAGTCGGGAAGCCCATTCCTGGCAGAGTTTTCCGGCAGCCTGCTCAGCAGTATAGGTATGTTCATACAGATTGTCTCTCAGGTCTGCCAGCGAAGGATCCAAAGCTGACAGGAATGCCTTGTCCGGAAGTCCGTCCCATGACGGATGCCACATGGCTTTATGACCGGCAGCGCAGCGACTTCTTTTAAAGGTCTTCAGGTCTTTGGCACCGGTCAACACAAAAGGAATCCAGTCGCAGTGTTCCATCCAAGAATAAGCTGCGGCTGCTACCTCCTTGTCCTCACGGATGACATGCAGCACTTTCGCCCAGAACCACTCCGAAGAGTAGATGCCTCCTTCATATTTGGTAAAGTCTTCACCGCCCCAGCTTGCTGCCAGCTGATTGATTTCCTCCGCCTCTCTGATAGCCGTATGATCCTTCCACAACAGGAACATGGCATTGGGATTTTCCTCAAAACCTGCTGTCATCGAAAGTGGTGTTCCCTGTGCATTCACGGCTACTGGGGTGGAGCCGGTTGTGTCTACCGAAATGGCTTTGACAAAACGGCGTTCAGCAAGTGTCAGCTCTTCAACCACAGCCTTCACAGTAGCTTCCAGTCCTTCGAGGTAATCCAGCGGGTGTTGGCGAAACTGATTTTTCAGGGCATCGCAGTAAGTCAACTTGTTCCATCGCTGATACGGGTGGACGTGTGTCGCCATCACTTTTCCATCAGCGGTATTCACCAGTATCGCACGGCATGAGTCGGAACCGTAGTCCAGCCCAATCACATATTGTTTGGTGTTGTTCATATCTTTAAATATTTGATGTACGGTTTGTGCAGGAACTAAAGTAGGAGGAGTGACGGGTGGCGGGTTGTTCAATTGTTCACGAAAATAGTCCTGATCGTTCACAGGGTTTTTAATAGTGAAATGGAACATTGTACAAGTACAAAAGGGAAAAGTAGAAGGCTGTCTAATTTGAACCTGTCAAATTGAGATAATACGATAGGAACGAAATGCTGTACGATGATAGTAGAAAGGATGTTTTCATGACACTACTGATACAAATGGGCAAGCTGTTAGTCCTGTTCAGATATTTTGCCTGAATGTTTCTTATTCAGAATGTGATTTTATGAATTGTAAATCAGTCACTTATTTGGATGAGTGATAAATGAATCATGGCAACATCGCAATTATGTTGTAGCCGATATTCCAAATTCATTTCAATTCTAAAATCCAAAATGAAAAAATTTGTATCTGTTTTACTGGTAGTCTTACTGCTGCCTGTTACTATCCTCTGTGCACAGAAAAGAGTAGCGTTGAGCCATGATGGCAATGCGCACGACAGGGATGATATTCCAGCAGCGGTTGCTACTATGGCGCTGGTCAAGAAAGCAGAAGACCAAGGCATTCTCCAGTTGGTTCACTACCATATTAACTGCCACTCATGGAGTGACCATGATCAAGAAATTACGAATCAGCGAACCAAACAGGAAACTGCTATGGCTGAAGGTAAAGCATTGTGGTATCCAAACAGTAATGTCTTTTACAATGCTCGCTCAGCGACCAGTGCAACCATCACACACCTGAAGAACCAGATCAATGCCTCGACAGCTTCAGATCCGCTGTACATCATTGCGGCAGGACCTTTCGAGGTCATCTATCAGGCATTGGCTGCTGCCACGCAGGCAGGCAGGGACAACACCATTATCATCTCCCACTCCAACTGGAATGAGAACCACGATGATGACGGTGCCAACAGCCATGATTGGGCGGAAACCGATCCGTTTATCAAGGCAGCCAATTTTGTGAAAATCGTGGACCAGAATTTCTGTGAGGACAGCAATGTGGCGACCGGATTCAGGAGAACAAGCGGAAACGGTAACAGCTATGCTGACTTCGACTGGATGATCGGAACGGAGTATCAGATTATCCGTGACAAGATGGTACTGGTCAACCGGGCGGATATTTCCGATGCTGGAATGGTGTATTACCTGATCACCAATGATGAATACGGCGGACCTGTCAAGATGGAAAACTTCCTGCTTTCAGGCGGCGGCGGATGTTCAGGTGTTTCCGATATCTCTGATCTGACCGCTGTACAATCAGGCTGTAACACTGTGGACCTTGACTGGTCAACAGACCCTTGCGCCACAGCGTATATCGTTAGACGGAAGATTGTAGGAGAGGCTACTTATGCCAATCTGGCTACTGTGACAGGGACTTCCTATGCAGACAATAGTGTGGCGTTGGGTACAAGCTACGAGTATCAGGTTCGTCCTTCGGATGGAACCAATAAAGGTGTCTCCAATAATCCGGTAGTGAACATGCCGGCAACCTGTGGCACGACTGGCTACTTCCACATTTTCAACAAGAATTTCGGGAAGAAGATCAGGCCTTATGGCTCAGGGGTTTCTCAGGTACAGGCTAGCAGCACAGGTGACTGGACACAGTGGGAACAGGTGACGACCTCAGGAGGTTATTTTCGCCTCAAGAATAAAGGTTCAGGGCAGTACCTCAGTATGCCTGATGCCACTGATGAAGCAGTGATTACCACCTCTACTGCTACAACCAATCAAGAGGAATGGAAAACAGTAGACACCGGTGACGGCTACTTTCATTTGGAAAACCGTGCAAGTGGCAAGCGTATCAGAAGTACTTCTGCCGATGATTACAATGCAGCTCCATCTGGGGACCATACCGTAAAAGTGGCACCTTCCAGTGCCACTGGTGACTGGACAAGATGGGAGTTTATCAATGTAAGCGGAGCAAGGCTTGGATTAAGTGCAATTGAAATACAGTTAGATAACATCATACTATATCCAAACCCTGTGATACATACACTTTCACTTTCTGGTGTAGAAAAAGGAGAGAAAGTTAGTCTATTTACCTTGGAAGGAAAACAGTTGGGCCTGATCGAACTAGGGCAGAATGGGAATGTGATTAACCTGTTACCTGGATGGTATCTGATTCGCCATATGGGAACCTCTTACAGGTTTGTTAAGAAGTGAATTATGACATTTTTGGGGTATGACTTGACCAGAGTCATACCCTGTTACTTTCAATATCAGACGAAAATGAAATCCAGAAAACTATTGTTTATGCTGTTGCTGGTCGGGATGCCGCTACTGGTACAGGCTCAGCTTGAAGTGTACAGCTATCCAGATAAAATCATTGATGCCAACAAGGGGTACAATGCCCGTTCTGCCTTGTATCAGGTATTTGTATCGGAAGGAAATGCCTCCAAGGAAGCGTATGTGATGTATGACCGCAATCAGGCGGCATACAGGAAAAATCTTAGCCGAAATCCTGACAACCATTGGACAAACTTCTCTCATGGAAAAGAGGTCACGGTTACGGTGGTAAAGAAGGAAGGCGACATCCGAAGCTGTACGGTTTATCCGCTGAAAAAGGGAATTCAGGCAACGGTGATCAATGGGAAAGCAACTTTCCAGATACCCGCAAGTAAAACGCCATTGCAGGTATTTGTCATGCTGGACAGCAACCCTGCAGAGCCGCTCTTTATCTTTGCCGATCCGCTGGAAGAGGATGTGCCGGACAGAAAAGATATTGCCCAAGTGGAGGTGATCCGCACCACGGATAAGATTGAAATGGTCAGAAAGAAACTGAACAGTGCCAAACCTTATGCGGTATTTGAGGAAGGTATGCACCAATGGGACGGCGGCTCGCATATGCAATATGAGGGCTACAAAATGCCCATCAGATCCGGAAAGAAAATTTACCTGCCGGGAGGTGCTTATGTAGTGGGTTCTTTCTCTGGTGAAAGCCAGCAGGATTTCAAGATCTATGGGCGAGGGGTATTGTCCGGTTGTGGTCTGCAGGTGATAGAGGATGTATCTGGCATTCCATATTCCTTGGTTTACCAGACCGGAGAAGAAAGTACCGGTACGGTGGAAGGTATCGTAACAATCTGTCCACCTCATTTTGCCATTACGGGCAGGGGCAAGCTGGATGTATTCAATGTGAAGATGCTGTCTTGGTGGTATTCCACGGACGGTACTATTGTGGGAGACAATTCCAAAAACTATGACTGCTTCTTCAAGGTCAATGATGACGCCATGAAGGTCTACAGCCAGAATTGCCACTATCGGAACAATACCATCTTCCAGCAGGTGAATGGTGCACCTTTCCAGTTCTGCTGGAGCAAACAGAACGGTGACGGTAACCTGATGGAGGACACCTATATTGTCTACAGCGTTTACAGGACTTCCTTCCATAAGTTTACCAGCAACACTGCCGTTATCAACTGTCTGAAAGGGTCGGGAAAAGTGACGGAAAACAATACGTTTGATGGCATTTACATTGACAATGGCTGCCATAGGCTGATTGGTCTCAATACAGAGAATGAAAGCAATTCTATTTTCAGGAAAATAAAAATCCGCAATGTGGCGCTGAATGCCGGATTGAACAGCCAGCCACAGGCTGCTGCCAGTTACTTGGTGAATGGCACTGCACAGAACTATGATATCAGTATCGAAAACCTGACGGTAGATGGACATCCTGTCACGGAAACAGAAACTGGAAAGGACGATGCAGGAAAGCTGTGGGTGGCGGAAAATGGCGAATTGCTGAAGTTCAATCAGGCAAGTGACAGCCAATAGCCATTTATAGTTTTCTAAATCGAAAACTAAGTAAAATCCTTGGACTCCGCTCAGGCAACTTGAATAGGTGGCTGAGCGGAGCCGAAGCTTAGAATATTGGTTCGATCACTTATTAGAAGGTTTATTATCATACACGAATTATGCAGTGAACCACTGCCATTATTACCCAAAAACAACTTTTGAACACCATGAAAACAATGCGTTATCTACTGATGATATTGTGTCTCTTTTGCTCATTTCAGGCATTGGCACAGCTGGAACTCTATAACTGGCCTGGCTCGTCAGACATACAGTCAGACAAGTACAGTGTAAGGGTCAGAACTTACCAGAACGGTACACCAGGCACTTGGCAGAATATGACGGAGATTATGTCCAAACCCCGTGACTATGATACAGACAAGGTGGGATTTCCAGCAAGTGATTTTATTACATCCGGAGGTGATTTGGTACATAAGATATGTGGTGGAGATGCCAGTACCGAATTTTTGGAAGACCGTACCTTGACTTTTGTGGAGTTTGGTTTCTCGGGAACCATTGAGGTCGAGGTGACCAAATTGTTTGGAGGTGCTGCTCCTAGGGTGGAAGTCTCTCCTAAAGCATATGGCATCAATCCGCATTACTTTGACGGAACCAAAGTAAGGTTCCTTCTGACTGAGCCAAGGTATGTAAGCGTCAATTTTGATGTGGCGGATAACTGGGATGATGACCGCTATGGTGGAAATAATATCAAGCATGGTGTGATGATCTTTGGAGACAAACCAGAGTCACAGGCAGGGTATACCATTCCGAGCCAGACCGGTGCCAACGTGGTAGTATGGAATAACAATACCGATATTTCCACCATCCTGAATGCAGACATCATCTACTTTCCTCCGGGAGATCACAAGATGAAAAACCATAAGGACAATATCAGTACTTGGCAGACCAACGTGACGACTCAGCAGAACTATCCCTTGTATCATGGACAGTTGCGACTGACAAAACCTGGACAGAAAGTCTACATCGCTGGAGGTGCCTATGTGCGAGGAGCCTTTAACGCCAAAGGCAATGATGATTGCTGGATTTATGGCAGGGGAATAGTATCAGGCAGGGATCATTTGATGCATGAGATTCTGAACTATGGAGGTACGAATGCGAACGGTACTTGGAAACAAAGTACCCAGATAAAAGAAGCGTTCTGTCACTTTGCTACAGGGGCACAATACCATGGGGTGATTTTCAAGGAAGCATTTCACCATACCTGTCCAAGTGGTCAGAACACTGTCATTAAAAATATAAAAATCATTGGCTGGTGTTCCAATAATGATGGCATACGTCCTGGAGGCGGCAGTGACATTGACGGTATCTTTGTCAAGACCAGTGATGACTATGACTATGCCCGTGATCCGCATGAGGTACGTAATTCCGTATTCTGGCCCGGTGTAAATGGGGCAGTGGGAATGCTTGGATGGGGAAATCTGGGAACAGGATTTGCCGAATACCGAGACAACTACATCATTAACAGTGAATGGTCTTCCGCAGGTAAGGACAACACAGGGGTATTTGGTTCGGTAGCAGACGATGGCATCCAGTTGGAATACAATGTAATTGAGCGGATGGCAGTGGAAGACAAGACGGCTTACCTGATCAATGTGACATTGGAAAACAAGAACGGTAACAGCTTCGGTTATATCCGCAATTTCCTGATCAAAGATGTGAAAGTGGAGCAGCCTTTTCAGCTTCCAAATGGTACGCCAGTCAAGCAAAGGATGGCAGGGCTTTCCAACAACTGGATTGACGGTTGGGTATTCACGAATCTGATTGTGGATGGAAAGCTGGTGAAATGGAACAATTACCAGAACTATTTTGACCTGAACCTGACGGGTTCCAATGGTAGCAATACGGATGCAGCCAAATGGGTGAAAAACATCACTTTTAACTCTTCTGGAACCATCCATAATATTACGGTCACTGCCAATGCTGGCGGTAGTTTCTTTCCGTCAGGGAACAGTGGCGTGATTGATTGTCCGGCAGGGACAGATCAGACAGTTACGATACTGCCGAGCAGTGGCAAGAAAATCACGGATGTACTGATTGATGGCGTAAGTCAGGGACGGATGCAGTCTGTCAGTTTTGAGAACGTGACAGGTAACCACACTGTACAGATAGTATTCGGGACTGGTAATGACTACTACGATTTTACTCCATCAAGTGGAGGTTGCTCCGGCATCCAGAATATCACGGACCTAACAGCCGTTCAGAATGGTTGTGGAACAGTTGACCTTAACTGGTCTGCCGACCCATGTGCGATCCAGTATATCGTCCGAAGAAAGATTGTAGGGGAAGCTACTTTTACCAATCTGGCTACGGTTACCGCTACCAGTTATGCAGACAATTCGGTAGCCTTAGGCACCAGCTATGAGTATCAGGTACGTCCGGATGATGGCACAACCAAGATGGTGTCTAATTATCCGGTAGTCAATATGCCAGCTACATGTGGCGCGACAGGCTTGTTCCATATTTTCAATAAGAATTTTGGCAAGAAAATCAGACCCTACAGTGGTGGTGTCTCACAGGTGGAGGCAGGCAGTACTGGCGATTGGACACAATGGGAACAGGTATCGACATCGGGCGGTTACTTCAGGCTACAGAACCAAGGTTCTTTACAGTACCTGAGTATGCCGGATGCCACCGATGAAGCAATGATTACCACCTCAACAGCGACTACCAATCAGGAAGAGTGGAAAACAGTGGACACGGGTGATGGTTATTTCCATCTGGAAAACAGGGCAAGTGGTAAACGTATCAGGTCTACATCAATAGATGATTATAGTACCAATCCCACAGGAGATCATACGGTAAAGGTGGCTCCGTCAAGCGCTACAGGAGATTGGACAAGGTGGGAGTTTGTTTCGGTTGGAGGAGCACGATTTGCTGCCGAAAATACCGAGTTGAGTAATAAGGAATTGACCTTTTACCCCAATCCAGTATCAGAGTCCTTCAAGCTGATATGGAAAGGTAATGCTACAGCACAAGTACAGATTCTGGATTTGCAAGGTAAGGTAGTAAGAGCCTTGGAAGTCAGTCAAGGAACAAAGGATATTTCAACTGCCCAGATTCCTGCTGGTGTGTATCTGCTTAAAGTAGAATCGTCCAATTTTAAGGAAGTGAATAAACTGGTGATCAAATAGGCTGAGGATATGAGAAAGATCATCTTAATATTGGCAATGTTGCTATTGGGGAATTTCGCATTAGGTCAGCAGAAAAACGTGCTACTGATCATGGCGGATGACTTCAACCATTGGTTGCCGGAAATCGGTTACTATCCTGCAGCACAGACACCCAACGTAAGTTCACTAGCTAATAAAGGAGTCCTTTTTGCTAAAGCCTACTGTTCTTCTCCGGTTTGCAACCCATCCAGAAACTCAATGTGGTCGGGATTGCGTCCTTCCACTACTGGCATAACCTCCAACTCAGGGGGGTATGTCAGGGATATTGCAGGGTTTGAAAATGTGGTTACCATGAACCAGTATTTCAAACAGAATAACTATTGGACATACGGGGGCGGCAAACTCTACCATCCAGGTAGTATGGGGAGTTCTGATACCGACCCTACAAACTGGTCAGCACTTTACACGGGTAATTCTGGTGCACAGGGTGGTAGTTTTTATTCCTATGAGGTAGGCAGTGGCAGCCCTATCAAATGGAGTGCAGGCAATTACGATGTCTCTACGTCCAATGATACCCAACTGGCACAGCATATGGCAGATCAGATCACAAACTATAACAAGAACCAGCCATTCTTTATGGGGGTTGGCTTGTTTCGTCCACACCTGCCGTGGAATTGTCCCAAGGAGTTTTATGACCAATTCAATCCGACACAACTGCCAATACCAGATGGATATAGTGCTTCAGATGGTTCTCCATCCTCGGAACATACGACCATCGTGAATGATGGTCAATGGAGCAATGCGCTGCGTGCCTATTTGGCAAATCTTGCCTATGCTGATTACAATATCGGTATTATCCTAGATGCCTTGGAGAATAGTCCCCATAAGGACAATACAATTGTGCTTTTTATGGGGGATCATGGCTGGCATCTTGGAGAAAAGAAGCGGTGGAAAAAGTCATCGGTCTATGAGCAGGCAAACCATACAACCCTGATTATTTATGACCCGTCAGCATCCGGAAACCAGCAGGTAAGTCAGAAGGTGGTCAGTTTACAGGATGTTTACCCAACATTGATTGAATTGTGTAACCTATCCGCAAGAAGTGATGTACAGGGCAATAGCTTACAGCCTTTACTCAACAATCCGAACCAGAGCAGTTGGGATAAGCCAGTATTTGCTACTTACGGTTCTACGAATTATATCAGAACCAACCAATGGAAGTACATCTCTGATGGAGGTAACAGCCAACTATATGATGTGCAGGCTGATCCTTACGAATGGAACAACCTTTATGGAAACACTGCTTACAATACGATAATCAATGACTTGCAGCAGCAGATAGATGACATGTTACTGGAAGGGCAGCAACTGGTAATTGGAGGAGGAGGGTGCACAGCCATTACGGATATCACTGATCTGTCAGCGGTGCAGAATGGCTGTAATACTGTAGACTTGAGCTGGTCAGCAGCCCCATGTGCCATCGAATATATCGTTAGAAGGAAAATAGTGGGGGAAGCCACCTACGCCAATCTGGCAACTGTAACGACTACCAGTTTTTCAGACAATACGGTAGTGTTGGGGACAAGTTACGAATATCAGGTACGCCCATATGACGGTACAACCAAGAAGGTGTCCAACAATCCGGTAGTCAATATGCCAATCACTTGTGGCACGACAGGTTTGTTCCATATTTTCAACAAGAATTTTGGTAAGAAAATCAGACCCTACAGTGGCGGTGTTTCACAGGTGGAGGCAGGTAGTATTGGCACTTGGACGCAATGGGAACAGGTACCAACATCAAGTGGCTATTTCAGGCTACAGAACCAAGGCTCTCTACAGTACCTGAGTATGCCTGATGCTACTGATGAGGCGATGATTACCACCTCAACAGCTACTACTGCCCAAGAAGAATGGAAAACAGTGGAGACAGGTGACGGGTATTTCCATCTGGAAAACAGGGC is from Limibacter armeniacum and encodes:
- a CDS encoding T9SS type A sorting domain-containing protein; its protein translation is MKTMRYLLMILCLFCSFQALAQLELYNWPGSSDIQSDKYSVRVRTYQNGTPGTWQNMTEIMSKPRDYDTDKVGFPASDFITSGGDLVHKICGGDASTEFLEDRTLTFVEFGFSGTIEVEVTKLFGGAAPRVEVSPKAYGINPHYFDGTKVRFLLTEPRYVSVNFDVADNWDDDRYGGNNIKHGVMIFGDKPESQAGYTIPSQTGANVVVWNNNTDISTILNADIIYFPPGDHKMKNHKDNISTWQTNVTTQQNYPLYHGQLRLTKPGQKVYIAGGAYVRGAFNAKGNDDCWIYGRGIVSGRDHLMHEILNYGGTNANGTWKQSTQIKEAFCHFATGAQYHGVIFKEAFHHTCPSGQNTVIKNIKIIGWCSNNDGIRPGGGSDIDGIFVKTSDDYDYARDPHEVRNSVFWPGVNGAVGMLGWGNLGTGFAEYRDNYIINSEWSSAGKDNTGVFGSVADDGIQLEYNVIERMAVEDKTAYLINVTLENKNGNSFGYIRNFLIKDVKVEQPFQLPNGTPVKQRMAGLSNNWIDGWVFTNLIVDGKLVKWNNYQNYFDLNLTGSNGSNTDAAKWVKNITFNSSGTIHNITVTANAGGSFFPSGNSGVIDCPAGTDQTVTILPSSGKKITDVLIDGVSQGRMQSVSFENVTGNHTVQIVFGTGNDYYDFTPSSGGCSGIQNITDLTAVQNGCGTVDLNWSADPCAIQYIVRRKIVGEATFTNLATVTATSYADNSVALGTSYEYQVRPDDGTTKMVSNYPVVNMPATCGATGLFHIFNKNFGKKIRPYSGGVSQVEAGSTGDWTQWEQVSTSGGYFRLQNQGSLQYLSMPDATDEAMITTSTATTNQEEWKTVDTGDGYFHLENRASGKRIRSTSIDDYSTNPTGDHTVKVAPSSATGDWTRWEFVSVGGARFAAENTELSNKELTFYPNPVSESFKLIWKGNATAQVQILDLQGKVVRALEVSQGTKDISTAQIPAGVYLLKVESSNFKEVNKLVIK
- a CDS encoding sulfatase-like hydrolase/transferase, translated to MRKIILILAMLLLGNFALGQQKNVLLIMADDFNHWLPEIGYYPAAQTPNVSSLANKGVLFAKAYCSSPVCNPSRNSMWSGLRPSTTGITSNSGGYVRDIAGFENVVTMNQYFKQNNYWTYGGGKLYHPGSMGSSDTDPTNWSALYTGNSGAQGGSFYSYEVGSGSPIKWSAGNYDVSTSNDTQLAQHMADQITNYNKNQPFFMGVGLFRPHLPWNCPKEFYDQFNPTQLPIPDGYSASDGSPSSEHTTIVNDGQWSNALRAYLANLAYADYNIGIILDALENSPHKDNTIVLFMGDHGWHLGEKKRWKKSSVYEQANHTTLIIYDPSASGNQQVSQKVVSLQDVYPTLIELCNLSARSDVQGNSLQPLLNNPNQSSWDKPVFATYGSTNYIRTNQWKYISDGGNSQLYDVQADPYEWNNLYGNTAYNTIINDLQQQIDDMLLEGQQLVIGGGGCTAITDITDLSAVQNGCNTVDLSWSAAPCAIEYIVRRKIVGEATYANLATVTTTSFSDNTVVLGTSYEYQVRPYDGTTKKVSNNPVVNMPITCGTTGLFHIFNKNFGKKIRPYSGGVSQVEAGSIGTWTQWEQVPTSSGYFRLQNQGSLQYLSMPDATDEAMITTSTATTAQEEWKTVETGDGYFHLENRASGKRIRSTSVDDYSTNPTGDHTVKVAPSSATGDWTRWEFVSVGGARIAALDIIGEQFEMKVYPNPSRGRVKIELPIKEVVFGHLFDVNGKMVKNFTLKQGTAAFTTKELKPGFYLIRLSTAEGPLIQKLLIE